DNA from Quercus lobata isolate SW786 chromosome 1, ValleyOak3.0 Primary Assembly, whole genome shotgun sequence:
TGCGTGTCATTTGTGGTGACTATTGCCCTTCAATCCAATCGAAGCATTTCCCTCCACAAAAATTACCTGAATTAACtgtcactatatatatatatatatatatccgaggaaaaataaaatctgtttgttttttcttagaaaCTAGTGGtctaaattttaagaagataCAAAGTGAGTCTATGCAACTtgctttttttcccccacaaaGTCGAAACCTCATTCTGCAGTGACATGGCCACTGTTGCAGCAAGAGGAATTGGCATAGGAGTGAACAAGCTCCACCCTCATAATTCCTCAAAACCCACATCCCCATTTCTCGGCAAGAGACTCAGAATCAAACCCACTTCTGAATCACAACACACTGCAAGAATCACCAGctcaaacccaaaaacattGCTAGTTTTTGCAGCTGGAGGTGAGCTGATCAATGCGGCTCATGACCTCTTTGTGGGTGTGGGAGTGGGGCTACCATGCACTGTTATGGAGTGTGGTGATATAATATATAGAAGCACTCTTCCTAAGTCCAATGGCCTCACACTTACGACCCCTGGTGCTGTTTTGGCTCTGGGAGCTCTGTCTTACCTCTGGGCCACACCTGGAGTGGCCCCTGGCTTCTTTGACATGTTTATACTTGCTTTTGTTGAGAGGCTATTCAGACCCACTTACAGAAAGGTCGGTGAAATTTTTATCTGATTTTGCATATGGGGGATCAGATTGTTAAACCattaaatttgtcattttctaaCAGTTTAAGcttctaataaaataaatacactAAAAAAGGTAGCTTTTGGGACAACCAGTTTTTGGATGATTGTAGTATATCTATGTGCttatttggtttgattttgtgtGACAGGATGATTTTGTTCTGGGGAAGAAGTTGGGAGAGGGGGCTTTTGGAGTGGTTTATAGAGTTTCATTGGCCAAGAAGCCTTCATCCAAGGTATCATCAATTATGTGTTTGATTGATTCTGCTTTCACgtttcttttgttttagtttcaattaTGTAGGTAAATTCCAAGTCCAATAATTGAATTTCACCAGTGTTTACTTCATTTTGGTTCTTGATTGATTGCATAATTAAGATTCTAAGATAGTTGTTTCACTTTTCTTGGCTTAGCAACAATCAGACCATTAATATGTTTTGTATTCTATTATGAGTGGACTGGTGGGTGACACTTGActtttatttacttaaaaatttCTGATGGAAATGAATATCGTTTGTTGGTTGATGGTTTTTGGTTGTCACCAGAAGGACGGTGACTTAGTCTTGAAAAAAGCTACTGAATATGGTGCAGTGGAAATTTGGATGAATGAGCGTGTTCGAAGAGCTTGTGCAAACAGCTGTGCTGATTTTTTATACGGCTTTCTTGAGGTGTTGCTCTATTAtgactactactactactaccacCACCAAATGAATTAAGGATACCATTATCTTTAGAAATTAAGAGATATACTTTGGAAGCTCATACCTTTGCAcaaattgttttcttcttctaaatctTGTGACTAAttcttttatcattaaattGGATCCAGACTTCTCCAAAGAAAGGTGCTGAATATTGGCTTTTATGGCGGTTCGAAGGGGAAGCAACACTTTCAGATTTGATGCTAAGTAAAGAGTTCCCCTACAATGTTTGTACTTTCTCTCATCAGCCTTTTCATATTGTATATGATGGTTACATACACCAACTATGCTAAGTTTGAGAATTTATggtcttttacttttttatgttACAAAACATTGATCTTTCTTTTATATCAAAACCCCCTTCCCCCACGCTCATTCCCTCTTGTGGTTTAAGGAGGTGGGGTATTTGCAGACACTGTCACTTGGTAAAAGAATATACTAAGACATCCATTTTCATTCCCTACTCAGTGagcaacaaaattttactcttcttctttttctggcATGGTATTACAAGTTGATGGTTTCATGGTCcatatattgttatatattgATTCCCAATTTATTTTGGATTGACTGGCTAAGTAATTTCTGGCTACaatgctatttattttggattgaCTGAGCTAAGTAGTTTCTGGCTACAATGCTTCTATGATAGTTCTTGTTCATTTTAGCTCTTCAAGTCCTTCGTTTAGTAATGGTGGCATAAAATGTCAGGTCGAAACAATGATCACTGGAAAGGTCCAGGACTCACCTAAGGGTTTGGAAAGGGAGAATAGAATCATTCAAACAATCATGAGACAGCTCTTATTTGCACTGGATGGCCTTCACTCGACAGGGATTGTACATCGGGACATTAAGccacaaaatattattttttctgaaGGTAATAGTAGCAAGCTTTATTTTGCAAATAGTCAATAAAATCTTATAATAGTTgaatattattttcaataatatctcttagcaaaaaaaaattatgtttaataatATCACATTCCCATGAAAACTTGAACAGGTTCTCGTACATTCAAGATAATTGATCTTGGAGCTGCTGCTGATTTGCGAGTGGGcataaattatattccaaagGAGTTCCTTTTGGATCCAAGGTATCTTCTGTAACATAGGTAGTTTACTTAAATCtgaacaagaacaaaaaaaatatgtaatcccTTACAGGTTTATCCACCATGAATTTACCAGTATTTACATCCCATAGGCATCTGGCTTACAAGCTGAATAGTTGAATTGCCagttttcccttttcctttttggtgCATGGTTTCGTTCACCATTACTGGAACTTGCTACAATTTATCATCAATTGGAGGTCTTTAGCCAACTCCTTTAGTTTTTATGTAGACATTATACATATCTGTATGATCAACTCATAAATGTTTTGATTGTTAGTGCACTAGGCTAATGTTAGTCTCTTAGCTTCTAGTCTATGTTAAGGTCCAAAGTTCAAAGGTGAAACATCTTTATCATACAGAAACTATTGAGTCTAAAGTTAATTCACTATAACTGAATGCTTTGAGCAAGAGGTCATAGACATAATTATCACTAAACAAAGAAACTGGGATTGGTTTGCTGCCAAGGTAATATACAATTGAAATTTTCACAGGTCCTAAGAGTTTCCCTGGTTGAACATATAGCTTTTTAACTCTCAAATTATTGACTACTGGAATTTGTAGATAGACTTGTGTTTCCAATTATCTAACAGAGTCAAgctttttttcttgttcaacCATAATGAAGGTGCTTCTTAAGTCAAAATGcaattttctttctcattttctccaTGTTTGGGGAGGAGATATGTGTGAACATtgttaatattttcaaataaatagagagaagatgtcatttatatatattttttttcttgtaatgtAAAATTCCCTTATATGAGTATTAAAGAGGTATAAACAACAGATTGACTCAGTTTATTGCtgttaaaaaaacataatcagaTCATCTCAATTCTTACACTCAAAAGATAAATTAGCAATATTGGGCATATTCCACACAAATAGGATGACCAATTTTCCTAATGATATGGAGCTACAACATTCCCAACATTTGATTTTCTGGTTAAACTGCTAACATTCATTAAATGTTGATAGAAGTGAGCAGCTtgaaaagaagatgaagaatggGGTCATAATGTTCAGTATTTGAACTTTGCCTCGTATATTCTAGCTGTCATTCAGTAGTAGAATGCTTGGACAACAGCAAATCCTGCAGTccacaattatatataaatatttgtcACTTTCCTTCTCAGATATGCTGCACCAGAGCAATACATCATGAGCACACAAACCCCATCTGCACCGTCAGCTCCAGTTGCAACTGCACTTTCCCCAGTCCTATGGCAGGTGCATACTAACTCCAAAACAATTAAGAGCTGATGCATGAATCATTGAGCTGATTTTGTTGGTTCTGATTATATGTCCTTGAACAGATGAATCTGCCTGATAGATTTGACATCTACAGTGCCGGTCTCATATTCCTACAAATGGTGAGTGACAAATACAGCAGAGTGATGCTGGACTTATTAGTTGTTTATTTACATAATAAAACTCAATACTTCAAGCGAGTTGGTATATTGATCATACCAGTCATAATCACAACCAGACCAAATCTATGGTTTTGCTTTGCCAATCAACTGGCTCAGTTTTGAAGCATTGATGCATAATCAATGTTTTGTAGATTGAAGTACTACTGCCTTGGCTAACACTAGTGACAAATAGTGAATACTtgctcttttttcatttttttgctgGGAAGTGAATACTAGCTCCTAGACAGTGATTTTTAAGCTCCTATACTTTTAAAATAACAGAACACTTTTACTATATTTGGCAAAGGTTATTTATCCAGATGTAGCATATTTCAACAATAAGTAACATGTGGCTATTTCATGTACTACACTCATGCAAGATTTCACATAGTGAGCTCTTAACATTTTCATTCTTATAGGCATTCCCAGCATTACGCACGGACAGTGGCCTCATCCAATTCAATCGTCAGTTAAAGAGATGTGACTATGACTTGGATGCATGGAGAGAAAGTGTAGAGCCTCGTGCTGGCCTTGAACTGCGAAGGGGATTTGAGTTGTTGGATTTAGATGGTGGAATAGGATGGGAACTTCTGACTTCAATGGTTCGTTACAAAGCACGACAAAGAACCAGTGCAAAGGCGGCTTTAGCTCATCCCTATTTTGACAGGGAAGGCCTATTGGTTCTTTCCTTCATGCAGAAGCTGAGGCTGCAATTCTTTCGAGCAACACAACAGGACTATGGGGAAGCTGCCAAGTGGATAATTCAGCTAATGGCAAAATCAGGGACCAAGAAGGAGGGTGGCTTCACTGAAGCTCAGCTTCAGGATCTaagagtctctctctctctctctctctctctctctctctctctctctctatatatatatatatatatattccccaCCAGAAATTTTTAAGTCAAAATGTATATTTAACACTTTGCATTATTCCGTTGTGCAGGAAATTCAGCCCAAGGGCAAGAAGAAAGCAAGTCCACAGAGGAATGCTCTTGCTTCAGCCCTTAGGCTCCAGAGGAAGGTTATAAGAACATTGAATGAGAGCATGGATGAGCTTAACCAGCGCAGGAAGAGCCTATGGTGGAGCAGATGGATCCCCAGAGAGGAATGAAGTTCGTAAATACATatatacttcttttttcttttcttttcttttctttttctatgtaTAGTACATCCATGTTTACTAAATATCTTGGTGGGATAGAGTTGAAGGAAATTAGCTGGAATCTTTATTTGAGCACACGTTTAATTAAGCACCTGCATTAtggattattatttattattatactGAGCATTTAATGAACTGAATGAAACTGCCATGAATGATATGCTATGTTTTGAATTAGTCTAGAAAAATTCAACTCAAACTGCCATGAAGGATGCTATTTGGGAATAACTTACTAGTATTTGATTAGCATTTTGGAAACTTCCTTCTATATCctgagaaaaattaatttacattTGCCTTCAAAGACAAGGAAATAGCACCTGCTgaaggttttattttattttattttatttttatttttattttattttttatttttttagagaaagaaataataatcaATCATTTGAGGAAATCACCTACCCTGAAGGAATGTATATCACATCATTGAAAATGGCAGTGACCTATCTTACAGGAGTAAGTTGAAGTCTCATATGGTTCAAATTTATAggcttaagtttttttttttgctaagtgaTATTCTTATACGTTATCTTAATTCTTAAAGACTCAATTGGAAGTTTTAACTCGTTAACATTAACTTTTTTCTAATCCTTATTTTCTCTATTGTAATAACTTGACAAATTCTGACATGTTTGAACGTGTTGGAACTCTCAATTCAACAATTCTTTGTATGATGATTGGTGACTACTTGGACTGGGCTGCCTACAATTTTAGACCTCTTTGGTTGCTAAACCATTGATCATTGtaacttttctttcctttttttttttgccttgatGCACTTGTGGTGCATTTCAACTTGAATCAAATTATAGTCTATGGCATAAACATTCCATGTGCAAATAAGATTATTGTGACAATAATTAAAGATTAGTAGCACAATAGTGCAtgaattatttctaaaatttgcCAGGCACAGTGTCATTGTTATTCTTCATACTGCATTTTATCATTAGTTAGCTTGGATTAATATTGTTGCAGATTGGATGGCTAAAGATATGGAAGACAATTAAATTTCACGTAACATGCTAAAAATCTGTTATTATCTCATAACCAGCCATGACCAGCTTGCTGGCTTGCCTGGCTATATATATGATGGTCAAAGTAGCATCATAGACAGACATGGTTACGTGTTAATATCTGTTCGTACAGTGATAAAGCTGTAATCAAACACATAATCCGATACAGTTTTGTAAAGAAGACAACTGTAATTTCTAATAAGATTAATCGTACCATTCTTTGATGTTCCCACGTGGggatgtttttgttaaattcaaGTCCTccatgctatatatatatatatatatatatatatacacacacatatacacatattCTGGCCGGGTATTATTTCGAGTGATTTAAAAGACATGTTAATACGTTAAGAGGAAAGTGTGATGGAAGCACAGCAACGTATgtagttcctttttttttttttttggctaaaaaaaagggggggcgGGGGCGACCATTTATGACTAACCCCCCAAGGCGTGACCTAATAGGGGCACCCCCCGCTAGGAAATGTTGGATTGAGCCATAGTTACTGTGACCGGGATGCCACAGACCTCACCCTAGCACCCCAAGAGAGCCAGCAAGAGAGGCACAATGCAAGCTAAGAAACCCTCCTCCCATACGGTACCCACCACGATTCGAACAAGGGACCTTGTGCTTGCATGTGGGATCTCTCCCAACTGGGCCACCCCTCCTGGGAACGTATTTAGTTCCTTAGAAAACAAGAGCCAACAACAAAGTATGGTCTATGATGGACTGAGTGACTAATAAACTGAGTGACTAATAATAAAACTATGTAATTCAAAGCTTAGAGATGagttaataaataatatatattgagTTTGAGTGTATCAAAATTCAAAGGCAATGTCATTGTAAATCACGAGACCTTCACGTGCAACTCTGACCTCCTTGTTCAGTACAATCAGtccattttttattctaaaaacaGTACCATAAACCTGGCATGATGAGACACTAAAAACTAAACCCAGAGAGGATCACCTTGATTAAACCGCATTTCTTGGATTAATTTTATCATCATTGTCTCTAAGCTAGCTAGTGGAGTTCCCCAAGCTTTGGGGTGTCTCACACTCAATATATTATTATACACTAATATTGTAAGCATTTCCaccaaaaatgtttttataaatGTTGTAGCAAAGTATGCTACCACCCTATATAACTGTGCATTGTAACAATGTAggtaaaaaatttacttatacTACCATCATTGTAACACCCTTTTTGTAtatggtggtgctaaaaagctaaTTAGTACTTTTGTAGTTCAATTATAACGTGTATGATTTGccaaaaattttgtagtttaactAATTAGTACTTTTTAGCATGTCATTGGatatacttttaaatttgtaatacgTGTTTAGAACcataacataaatatatttCAATTATAGAGTATCTTCCACCTAAGTGTGTTGTTTTATCATGTAATCAACTTAATCATAAATTAAACACCCAAATCCTAATGGAATACTAAACCATCATCATCTAATAAGGTGCTGATTCAAAAGATCAATATAATGAGAAAGCAGTTTTTTCTATCCAAATCTAGAATACAACTAAGAACATATGTATGTGTAAGTAAACAAACACTACCTATAGCATCTTAATTATATCCTGTCtactctttataaaaaaaaaaaaaaaaaaaaaaaaaaaaaaaaaaaaaaaaaatcaacaacaacaactgtTGGAGCACCTAATTCGATTTGACAGCTTTAAAATTGATCGAAGAGAGAGTATAGAAAACGGGAAATTGTTTATTAGAATGAGGATTAATGGAAGAAGTTGTCCTGAGTGAAACGGGTGGAACACGAGACGAATCAAGTGGGTGTTTGCTTTGCTTTTGGTTTACTATAATTTATCTAaccttatataatttaatcaatCACTTAGTCGAGTTTTGAGCTTTTTATATTATACTTTGTGAAGCTCGGAATTTTAATATggttattattacttttttagtCATATTGTagtaaaagtatatatattgttatttaaGGAATCTTGGTCATAGCCTTGAAATTTTACTTGCTTggcttttaattatttttactcaaaatttggaACAGGAGTTGAAGATCTTACTTTCTTGGAGCATCTACAACAAGCTctttaaaagaatttttctccaaattttagatagtaaaattataaaaattcatcTCCACTTCGGGGTAAATTATTGTTTGacagcttatatatatatatatatatatatatatattttttttttatagagagtttcaacctatagcatccactcttgatgatagctctttatcatcaaaccaagacaccaatcagttttttgtgtaggcagggattgaacctcaaatctcttattcaaccatcaaaaactttaccagctgagctaactgaaatccacatatatatatatatatatatatatatatattgttatttgttGTTATGTATTGTTTTTTCTATATCAAAttctatttgaaaaatataaaggtAAGAGGCTTATACtaatattattacaaattttattgtgacTATTGTGTATGCCAATGGGCATATTAATAGTAGAACCATAAACCTTAACCGTTTTctcaattttcacattttctgtGTACAAACTAATTCATCATTACTAGTGTGGGAGGGCCGAGGACAGGGGTACCTAGTCCGAAGATAAACCTACCAACCTAAGCAAATAAGCGCAATCAAACCCCGAGAATTACACTTACCCGAGGAGGACTAAAAGACCAAACGGCAGCTGGCACCTCAAAAAGCCTAGGATAAAGGAGTAGATGACAAACGAAGAGTACAAGAAATGTAGGGGTGGAGGAAGGAAGTTTCCTAAAAGAGACACCTCCCACCTCCGCATTCAATGCTCAGCACCAACTTAGTTAGCTGCATTATTGAGGAAATGACACCTGAACAATAACTTCACAGCTCACGACCCTTTCTACCACCTCTAGAAGGGTCCTGATGTTCCCCTAAGACATACAAATGGAGAGCTAAGATGCAATGGAATGAGCTATATAAGAAAAGGAACCCCCTAGAAAGAATGCACAAacatttttcaagaaaaaggcATAAGTGCGAGAGCAAAGGATCACCCTGTAGAAAGCATATCACTCTTGTTTATTAATGAGAGATCTATCCTTAGACCTGCCCGAGGAAGAGTTTATGCTAAATTGTCGTTCTTTTCACGCATATTAGCTACTTTGGTTCTATCAGTCTTTGGcttgtaattttctttgcaTTGCAATTGATTCGGAAGCCCACTCtctcaaaaattcattatattgaGCTTGGTTAGAAGGACTGGGAAccactattctaagtgggcttgggctttTCTTTTTGAGTCCTTACAACTTGTTAAGTtctaaatattttatcatatcatatactatataataaaatttggattctaaaaaatgtagttATACCAAATGACTCAGGGTATATATGCCTTTGtattaaaaccaaaatttcCCTCCTTTTTATGTGTTCGTGtgtttttcaaacaaaaataataattcgaGATATATGTTACACATTATATAATTGGCTATTGCCTTATGGctcattaattattaagatattttattttagttgaaaCTTTATTACTTAAATACCAAGTAACTTATTagttcatctaaaaaaaaattattaattgaaatatgattcatcttttttctttttcacttttagaAGCAAAATTTTCATCGAGTGGCATGGTTAGAGGAAAAACTTAAGACAATTAATTTACTCTATATAAGACTTCATTACTTAAGTTTCATGAAAATTTAAATGctattataacaaaaattctattaccaaaagtttctataaatttaaaataaaattcattatttattttaattatctatcatagtttttgttttacaCTAAAGGTTATACCATACATATGTGCTACAGGTGATAAATTAATGTACTTTTGCCATGTGGCTCATTAGTTATTAAAGTAGTTAAATTATATAAGGTGAAACTCAATTAAAAGTATGGCTCACAAACTATTAGTGATATAATTTCGATTATATTAGTAAAAACAATTTCTTTAATTcacatattatttttaattaaacttttCATGAAATGAACATGTTACTAATTGATGGATACTACTACTACAAGGATGATAATTTTTCACTACTCTGCCCACGCAGATTTTCCTACACCTTAAAGGAGTTAAAGGTAGTAGAATGGGGAAGGGGGAGAATTTTGCCTAGCACCCGGGACAAGGAAAGATGGATTTGGGAGGAAAGAAATGCATTAAATAAGGAAATTATTTAGGCTAATCTGTTATACCAAATTAACtataggaaattttttaagtataggtagtgtagaatttttttatattttattttttatcttttatagaCGTACATATAGAATTCTTTCTAGTTGATTAATATTGTTATCTTACCCTTATGGCCAAAATTGGCATTTGCCACTTTTGCCCAAAACAAGTAACAAAATGCCCTATTCTAAAACTATCTAGCAAAATGttcctgttttgaaactcgatttaatgaaaattaagttACTTGCAAAATgttacatggaactcgagttccacgtaatttttttttaaagttttttgtctataactcgattgtctaaaaatcaagtttaaaacaggggcatatgactaaatagtttcagaacaTAGGTattttgctacttgttttgGGCAAAAGGGACAAATGCCTATTTTGACCCTTATCTTTTTCATAAACATACAAATAAAGCCAAAACATCTTTATTGTTAGTTAGAGGTCAGTCTCACCATAATTATATGTCCCATGTCATCACCTAGCTAGAATATGCTATAATATCTACAGAATGGTATTCGGATAAAtgttaaattaaacaaatttaaacaCTAAAGCAACATTTTGTTATTGAAAACACGTCCCCATATTAATGGTTTCCTATTTATAGTTAAAAGCCTAACTCGATGACCTCATATCAGTTTTTAAACTTGCTGGAGATGGTTAATATGCATTCTTATGTTGGATCCAACTGACACCCTATTGCAATTTTAGGTGgatccaacaaaaaatttaatgagaATCAACAAGGAAAAGCACCGATAAAGAGAAGGCCTTTTCTTTATATATCTATAGTGTTCTTGttagaaacaccaaaaaattaCCGATATTTTAACATCTTACTCGCATAATATTTGAGATAacaacccatgaatagtgtgaAAAACTCTCCATATTGTAAAAGACTTTTCTAGATCAAGAATAATCATCTCATACATAAAAATCCAAAGgtaggttaaatttttttaatactaaatgaaaaaaaaaaaaaaaagttcttaagtGTGATTACTGCTCTTAATCCACTTAACCCTACTCATAAATGGTGTGAGATCACTCAAGTAATAATAGAATTTGACACTAGTCAAATTCACAATTTCGGACTTGCAAGGCAATGAGTCGTGAAGACTTTTTACGACTTTTTACCATTAAGACACCTCTATGTGCAGTAAAACAAGATAGTGCATAGTCTATAAACATTCGGTACCTAATGGCCGACCTAGTATGTTGGTGGGTAATAGCTACACCAAGTTAGGGTAGAGagcttatcaaaaaaacaaaagggctAGGGAATAGAGCAATGAgtgagaggagaggagaggaattggcttttgtatttgttttatcaatttttccTTGGTGTTGGGGTAATGGATTCCTCCCCGGCCAAGTGGGGGGTGGTGGGGCCTATTTGGGGCATTGTCTGGTGGTTTTGGGGGCACTGCACGCCCTTTCATGCCCCATCGTTGGCTCTTTACTAGACCAACGTGAGCCAGGACCACACCCCCTTACCCTTAGACCCTATATAATAAGAACCTATTCCTCCTCATCAGACCAACACAGCACAGCCCAACAACATAGTTTAAGCTCTCACTGATCaaacaaaaacaccaaaataaaaGCCTTCTTTATTAGAGATCGATGAAGAGGGGTAGTGCTAGTGCCACCAAGAGATCATCATCAAGGCTATCAACAAGAGGACTTGGAGGGGTCCTTAGAGAGCAGAGGGCTAAGCTTTACATCATTAGAAGATGTGTGGTCATGCTCCTTTGTTGGCATGATTGAATATGAACGCTAGTTTGCAGGGCTACGAGGATGAGATCATGATGAAgaactttctttttcctttttttttttttttttttttttttttttaaatatatatggtGGAGTGTAAATAGTAGCGGCTGATATTATCACCAATTTTTTTGTATCAGTTTGGCCTCAGAAGTGATCTAGATGTACATCGGATAGCATTATCTTAGTTATTTAATAGTCTCTTTGATgttgttctctttcttcttaGTTTTAACTCTTTAGTAGTTTACTAGTTTATAGCTTTAGTAGTTTACTAGTTTACATTCATCTTTTCCAAGATCAACATGAGCATTGAGCATGGCCTTAAATTTTAGAGTTGATTGCCACTTAAATGCTGCCAACCTGTATGTATGTAACATTTGAAGATTGAACCATCATATATAAGATCTCTAAAGCCTACTTCAAACTCAAAGCAACTAAATTCTCCTTGGCTATCTACTTTTAACTTTATTCCACACTCCACTTTCACAATACTCATTTGactcttttaattaaaaaagttttcGGATCATAAAAAAAGGAGGTCCAATTAGAATTGTCAGAGTCACAGGATTAAGAGAGGCTTCCCAGTAAGGTTTGTACACTTATTTGGAAGGAGGAATAGTAGAATAAATTCCCAATTGaaagttgtttatttttattttctatctagAGGTTTGCTTTGTCGTGAACTGGCTCTACCTGAGCTGTTGAGTCTAGTGTCATGAATTGCTCAAGTATATATGTACTCTACTATTGCAAATTACTTAAGCTAGGAATTTTGATTGTATGGAGATATGTTGGACCTCTAGGATTACAGAGCTACGAAATCTGCTACCAGATTGCCTCCTCAAAAATCCTTTACAAATGCCCAAAGATTTCtgaattttctctccaaaaataaataaataactaaataaaaaatcttaaaaagtgtttttcaagaccctggaaaaaaaaaaaaaaaattgaaagtttagAGAGAGATATCTTTTTAAAAGGGTCATCACACAATCCATAATTTGGACAATCATGTAGATGTAGGCCCATTAATCATTTGAAGTAAGGATTAGATGTGATAATTGTGCAATTCAAACTGCTCCATCTATCATTACTACtatttgtttgctttttttaggtttttggagGATACTATTTCCCAAAATcttagacccaaaaaaaaaaaaaaaaaaaaagcatcataATTAGTGCAGTTTGACGGTGTCTTCTAAGTACACTTAAAGACAAAATTCTATCtaaaaacattatatatatatatatatatgtgtgtgtgtgtgcgcgcgcgcgcgcgcgATGTAAAATGTGTGCAATGCCATTTGTTTGAAGACAAGGAGATCAAAGATAAGCT
Protein-coding regions in this window:
- the LOC115990934 gene encoding serine/threonine-protein kinase STN7, chloroplastic isoform X1 codes for the protein MATVAARGIGIGVNKLHPHNSSKPTSPFLGKRLRIKPTSESQHTARITSSNPKTLLVFAAGGELINAAHDLFVGVGVGLPCTVMECGDIIYRSTLPKSNGLTLTTPGAVLALGALSYLWATPGVAPGFFDMFILAFVERLFRPTYRKDDFVLGKKLGEGAFGVVYRVSLAKKPSSKKDGDLVLKKATEYGAVEIWMNERVRRACANSCADFLYGFLETSPKKGAEYWLLWRFEGEATLSDLMLSKEFPYNVETMITGKVQDSPKGLERENRIIQTIMRQLLFALDGLHSTGIVHRDIKPQNIIFSEGSRTFKIIDLGAAADLRVGINYIPKEFLLDPRYAAPEQYIMSTQTPSAPSAPVATALSPVLWQMNLPDRFDIYSAGLIFLQMAFPALRTDSGLIQFNRQLKRCDYDLDAWRESVEPRAGLELRRGFELLDLDGGIGWELLTSMVRYKARQRTSAKAALAHPYFDREGLLVLSFMQKLRLQFFRATQQDYGEAAKWIIQLMAKSGTKKEGGFTEAQLQDLREIQPKGKKKASPQRNALASALRLQRKVIRTLNESMDELNQRRKSLWWSRWIPREE
- the LOC115957897 gene encoding uncharacterized protein LOC115957897; translated protein: MKRGSASATKRSSSRLSTRGLGGVLREQRAKLYIIRRCVVMLLCWHD
- the LOC115990934 gene encoding serine/threonine-protein kinase STN7, chloroplastic isoform X2 codes for the protein MATVAARGIGIGVNKLHPHNSSKPTSPFLGKRLRIKPTSESQHTARITSSNPKTLLVFAAGGELINAAHDLFVGVGVGLPCTVMECGDIIYRSTLPKSNGLTLTTPGAVLALGALSYLWATPGVAPGFFDMFILAFVERLFRPTYRKDDFVLGKKLGEGAFGVVYRVSLAKKPSSKDGDLVLKKATEYGAVEIWMNERVRRACANSCADFLYGFLETSPKKGAEYWLLWRFEGEATLSDLMLSKEFPYNVETMITGKVQDSPKGLERENRIIQTIMRQLLFALDGLHSTGIVHRDIKPQNIIFSEGSRTFKIIDLGAAADLRVGINYIPKEFLLDPRYAAPEQYIMSTQTPSAPSAPVATALSPVLWQMNLPDRFDIYSAGLIFLQMAFPALRTDSGLIQFNRQLKRCDYDLDAWRESVEPRAGLELRRGFELLDLDGGIGWELLTSMVRYKARQRTSAKAALAHPYFDREGLLVLSFMQKLRLQFFRATQQDYGEAAKWIIQLMAKSGTKKEGGFTEAQLQDLREIQPKGKKKASPQRNALASALRLQRKVIRTLNESMDELNQRRKSLWWSRWIPREE